The segment CTTTGGTATCTTTTAATCTAATTGCATAAACTGGTTTTCCTGCAGCAAGGGTCATTTCCACTTCTTCTGGAACCCAATGACTTTTATAAGTCTTATTTCCAACAAACACAATTGTTCTTGAAGTACCTTTAATGTTCTTTGAGATAGCCTGCCTTATAACCGCTTCATCTTCTGTATCCCATCTTTTTAGCAAGTCTTTTACCTTAAAATCAAGGCCTTTGTATTTGGAGTTGACTGCTCGCCCTTTAATAGTAACAACAACCTTCCTATCAAATTCCGAGAAGCTAAAGAAAACTACATTTGCCATTTCAAATCCCCCTTTTAACGTATAAATTTAACTCAATCCCAAAAAATTTCTTTATGTTTGTAACTATACTTGGATATTGACTTACTATTTCAAAAGTACGGTC is part of the Metallumcola ferriviriculae genome and harbors:
- a CDS encoding TIR domain-containing protein; protein product: MANVVFFSFSEFDRKVVVTIKGRAVNSKYKGLDFKVKDLLKRWDTEDEAVIRQAISKNIKGTSRTIVFVGNKTYKSHWVPEEVEMTLAAGKPVYAIRLKDTKGVKPKFLIDNNITLYGWSEARLQNLATR